The nucleotide sequence CAAAAGAACGTTGTCTGGAACTATAGCTGAAACTCTTTCGAAAGCCTGGGAATCTGTAATAACCAGTTTAGGAGGGTTCTTTAACCCGTCTAAAGTAGCCTGTAATTCAGTATCTTTACAAGTATGGATGATTCCGCTGTTATCTAGGATGTCTCTCATGGTCTGCACTTGGGGTAGAATTATACGACCTTTGGGCATACCGGTATCGATAGGAATAACTAAAACAATATGATCACCACTCTCTATAAGATCTCCTAAGATACTAGGACTTTCGAATTCTTGAGGAGAGTGCTGTATGATCAGTCCCTTCATATCTTCCATCCTGTCTTTTTGTTCGGCGGATAAATTTATATATGGATATTCTAAAGTTTCTAATTCGGTTAAAAAATCAGAATTTGGTTTTTTTATATCTGCTTTATTTATAACTACTATAAATGGAGTATTATTTTTCTTTAATATATCGATGATGTTGTAATCAAATTCTAAAAACCCATTGTAGTCAACTGTGATAAGGGCTATATCGGTTTTTCTTACAACTTCCATAGTTTTCTTTATACGCAGATCTCCTAATGCACCGACATCATCTATTCCGGCTGTATCTATAAGAACACATGGTCCGATAGGGAGGATCTCCATAGCTTTATAGATGGGGTCAGTTGTTGTTCCTGCAAAATCAGAGACGATAGCCAGGTTTTGTCCTGTAATTGCATTGATCAGTGTGGATTTCCCCATATTTCTTTTTCCGAAAATAGAGATATGTAGTCTGTTTGAACTTGGAGTTTTATTTAAATTTGACATTGAAATCACCTCTTAAATATATTTTGATCACAATATTCTTAATTTATGGATATAAATTTTAGGGATATTTGTGATGCCCTTTACGGGTAACGCAAAGTTCTATGTTTTAATTTAAAAAACTAATAGCTACTTTGGTGATGCCCTTTACGGGTATTTAATATATTATATCGTTAATTGACCTATAATGTAAATATTTTGATTGAAATAAAATAACATACGTTATATAATAGTAGGTGGATTGGACATTTATAATAGAATAAATTACCTTATTAAAATAAATTTAGTTGCAAATTATTTTTAGTAAACTAAGTTTAGACCGAAAAGGTTGGCAGGAATAACTATTGGGTTAAAAAATGAGACAAAATAAAAACCTTTGTTAAGAAAATTTACTTGACAAAGATTGGAAAGTTTAATATAATGCATAGGTAACATTATAGAGGTGAAGTGACTTGAAAAAAAATATTGATCAGTTAAAAATGAAAAGAGAAACTAAATTTCAATTTACAGAGACGTTAGAAGATATTCTAATAGAAGGAGCAGTAGTTCCCAAAGTAGATGTAGATTACTTATTAGAATTAGTTGAAGGTGAGGTCATCATTAGAGGTGAATATACAGCTTTTGTAAAGACTAATTGTGTTAGGTGTTTAGATGAGATTGAAGTAAAAGTTTCTGGAGAATTTTTCGGAGATTACAAAGAAACTAAAGATTATGATGAGTATATCGAATCTCTAGGTAAGGAAGCACAAGTATTAGATGACATGGTAGAAGAGTTAGTTGATGGCGAGGTGGATATAAGTTCTTTAGTAAGAGATTATATTATTTTGGATATGCCTCAATTTCCAGCCTGTGAACCAGAATGTGGTGGGTTAGAAGAACTAGAAAAATATCGTGACAGTGGTATAGACTCCAGATGGCAAAAGCTACTGGACTTAAAGAATTAATAATTTATTATAATTAAAATAAAAGTTAGGAGGGGAATATAATGGCAGTACCTAAGAAGAAAACATCAAAAGCTAAGAAAAACATGAGAAGATCGCACCACGCTTTAAAAGGAACTAACTTAGCTACGTGTTCTAACTGTGGAGCTCCAAAGAGACCTCACAGAGTATGTTTAGAATGTGGAAGTTACAAAGGTAAGCAAGTTTTAACTAACGAAGCTGAATAATCTTTGAGAAAAAAGGTAAGAGTATTCTTACCTTTTTTTTATATAAAAATAAATGATAAAGCGAAAAAACAAGGGAAAAAAAATGAAAAAATATGGTAGGATAGAGTTAGAAGTAAGAAAAGGGGTGAGAATATTGAAAATAGCATTAGACGCTATGGGTGGTGACTATGCTCCCTTAGAAACAGTAAAGGGTGCAGTGGAAGCTATCGGTGAAAATAAAAATATCCGTGTGATCCTTGTAGGGAAGGAAGAACTTATAAAACAGGAACTATTAAAGTATAGTTATGATGAGGATAGAATAAAGATAAAGAACGCGACAGAAGTAATAGAAATGGATGAAAAGACATCTCCTACAGTAGCTGTAAGAGCTAAAAAAGATGCATCTATGAATGTGGCTTTAGAGATG is from Psychrilyobacter atlanticus DSM 19335 and encodes:
- the hydF gene encoding [FeFe] hydrogenase H-cluster maturation GTPase HydF encodes the protein MSNLNKTPSSNRLHISIFGKRNMGKSTLINAITGQNLAIVSDFAGTTTDPIYKAMEILPIGPCVLIDTAGIDDVGALGDLRIKKTMEVVRKTDIALITVDYNGFLEFDYNIIDILKKNNTPFIVVINKADIKKPNSDFLTELETLEYPYINLSAEQKDRMEDMKGLIIQHSPQEFESPSILGDLIESGDHIVLVIPIDTGMPKGRIILPQVQTMRDILDNSGIIHTCKDTELQATLDGLKNPPKLVITDSQAFERVSAIVPDNVLLTSFSILFARYKGDLSKMIDGAKTLMSLENGDKFLVSEACTHHVQKDDIGRYKIPKWIGEKINTGIDFDIVAGREYPENLKDYKLVIHCGGCTLNRKEMLGRIDISYREGVPILNYGLCIAALYGILDRALKPFPEVNEIWKSK
- a CDS encoding YceD family protein; the protein is MKKNIDQLKMKRETKFQFTETLEDILIEGAVVPKVDVDYLLELVEGEVIIRGEYTAFVKTNCVRCLDEIEVKVSGEFFGDYKETKDYDEYIESLGKEAQVLDDMVEELVDGEVDISSLVRDYIILDMPQFPACEPECGGLEELEKYRDSGIDSRWQKLLDLKN
- the rpmF gene encoding 50S ribosomal protein L32, encoding MAVPKKKTSKAKKNMRRSHHALKGTNLATCSNCGAPKRPHRVCLECGSYKGKQVLTNEAE